The following are encoded in a window of Brevibacillus ruminantium genomic DNA:
- a CDS encoding AlwI family type II restriction endonuclease, protein MAERKIWFITRPERDPKFHRDALLALWDATNGFTVQWSGNRQAHLNYERALNARGVKRENISNDGSGGRTWAAMLKTFAYVYTDEEGFLVLTKAGKKILEGERVRDNVTKQILTLQIPNAYFLESGFRPQFESTFRIRPARFLIKLTNQARLNYYVTKEEITYFVLTAQNDNQLAPVTDKILTFRSASPADKAQMKREIAENFDHRERSDKGARDFEIAHGDVAHTFMLICDYTGLVEYIRGEALRVDPSNSKKVSEEIEMYDYRYPFNSRYLISLQRMAENNGLDIESYKASSYGDVKPATNKSKTANKIRELLSDYPDLDELTHDDLKEILMNEFPPKEAEKHAHDLKQITHQALNNDFVEGYLNEQDNLVFEDKTGEVFKAIGFEVEMRPKSLANVETEIEILLKYEGSLMGIIDAKNYRTKFPLSAHLASHMASEYLPNYDGYDGRQVSFFGYVTAADWSGEKNLEKISTLTKRAIPDRDIKGIMLSANVLLGFLDYCIDNDLPKHERVQLFLNAIQNRGYSTVGEFLRVATNQVERN, encoded by the coding sequence ATGGCAGAACGCAAAATTTGGTTTATCACACGTCCTGAACGTGACCCTAAATTCCATCGTGACGCACTTCTCGCTTTATGGGATGCAACGAATGGTTTTACCGTTCAATGGTCGGGCAATCGTCAAGCCCACCTTAACTACGAACGCGCATTGAATGCCCGTGGAGTAAAACGCGAAAACATCAGTAATGATGGTTCGGGCGGGCGGACCTGGGCGGCTATGTTAAAAACATTTGCTTACGTCTATACGGATGAAGAAGGGTTCTTGGTACTGACCAAAGCTGGCAAGAAGATTCTTGAAGGTGAACGGGTTCGGGATAACGTAACAAAACAAATCCTGACCCTTCAAATCCCAAATGCTTACTTTCTTGAATCGGGTTTCCGACCGCAATTTGAATCGACTTTCCGAATTCGTCCAGCACGGTTCCTTATCAAACTGACAAATCAAGCCCGACTAAACTACTACGTGACCAAAGAAGAAATCACCTATTTCGTTTTAACGGCACAGAACGACAACCAGTTGGCTCCCGTAACGGATAAGATTCTTACCTTTAGAAGCGCAAGCCCAGCGGACAAAGCGCAAATGAAGCGAGAAATCGCTGAAAACTTCGACCATCGCGAACGTTCAGATAAAGGCGCAAGAGATTTTGAGATCGCGCATGGTGACGTGGCACATACGTTCATGTTGATTTGCGACTACACCGGTCTTGTCGAATACATTCGTGGTGAAGCCCTTCGTGTTGACCCATCTAACTCGAAGAAGGTTTCCGAAGAAATCGAAATGTACGATTACCGATATCCGTTCAACTCTCGTTACCTTATTTCGCTTCAACGCATGGCGGAAAATAACGGTTTGGATATCGAAAGCTACAAGGCAAGCAGTTACGGAGACGTTAAACCTGCAACGAACAAATCGAAGACCGCGAATAAGATTCGTGAATTACTATCAGATTATCCCGATTTGGACGAGTTGACTCACGACGACTTGAAAGAAATTCTTATGAACGAATTTCCGCCGAAGGAAGCCGAAAAACACGCCCACGACCTTAAACAAATCACGCATCAAGCACTCAATAATGACTTTGTTGAAGGATATCTGAATGAGCAAGATAATCTTGTGTTTGAAGATAAAACGGGCGAAGTCTTCAAGGCAATCGGATTCGAAGTTGAAATGCGTCCCAAATCGCTTGCAAACGTTGAAACTGAAATCGAGATATTGCTTAAATACGAAGGTTCGCTTATGGGGATTATTGACGCGAAGAATTACCGCACAAAATTTCCTTTGTCGGCGCATTTGGCTTCACATATGGCATCCGAATATCTCCCGAACTATGACGGCTATGATGGACGCCAAGTTTCTTTCTTCGGATACGTTACCGCGGCGGATTGGAGTGGTGAAAAAAACCTTGAGAAAATCAGCACCCTTACCAAACGGGCCATTCCCGACCGAGATATCAAAGGAATTATGCTAAGTGCAAATGTTTTACTTGGCTTCTTGGACTACTGTATTGATAACGATTTGCCAAAGCATGAACGGGTTCAGTTATTTTTGAACGCAATACAAAACCGTGGATATTCAACTGTCGGTGAATTTTTACGCGTAGCAACCAATCAAGTGGAAAGGAATTAA